The Leptolyngbya sp. 'hensonii' sequence CTCTGACTCCCATTACGCTGGCGTCTGGTCCCGATACTCCCGAAATCCATTTCCTCACCGGCGCTGGTTTCTGGTATCAAACCTGCTTCTGTGCTTATTCCATGATGCAGCAGGCCGATCGGTATTTGCGTCCGGTGATTTACGATGACGGTTCCCTGGAACAGGTCCATCAGGCGGCGATCCAGCGTCTGTTTCCGGATGTCAGAATCCTGCAACGGCGGGAAATTGAGGCCCGCCTGAATCAGTGGCTACCGTTGCAAAAATTTCCCTGGCTGCGATCACGCCGATTAGCCTATCCCCAACTGCGGAAGCTGACGGACATCCATGTGGGTTCCCAGGGCTGGAAGCTAGTGCTGGACTCGGACATGCTCTTCTTCCAGCCTCCTACGCTCCTGCTGGATTGGTTAGAATCCCCGCAACACCCCTGCCATATGGTTGATGTGGAAAATGCCTATGGCTACTCCGAGCAACTGATGACCGCTCTGGCCGGTAGTCCCATTCCTGATTTGGTCAATGTGGGGGTCTGCGGCTTGCAGAGCGAGGCGATCGATTGGGAAGAAATGGAATTCTGGTGCAAAACCCTGATCGAGCAAGAAGGCTCCCATTATTACCAGGAGCAGGCACTTACAGCCATGTTGATGGCCCGTTATCCCCGTAAGGTTGCCCCGGCTGCTCAGTACCAGGTGCTTCCGAGTCGTCGAGAGGTAATGCGCCCTACTGCAACCCTGCATCACTACGTGGCTGATTCCAAACCCTGGTATTTCCGGTATGGCTGGCGTCATGCCGTGGGGATGCCTGTGTAGAACCTCTTCTCTTTGTACACCGTTACAAACTTGCTTCTCTGGAGAGTTGGTATGCGTCCTCTCGTTTCTGTCCTGATTCCCTGCTATAACGCCGATCGCTGGTTAGCCCGCACCCTGA is a genomic window containing:
- a CDS encoding glycosyl transferase, with product MYAVAKQFHLGRVAYWSFHYPKGVIQRTFRRDPIRRSFDEKARQQMEATAYSLTPITLASGPDTPEIHFLTGAGFWYQTCFCAYSMMQQADRYLRPVIYDDGSLEQVHQAAIQRLFPDVRILQRREIEARLNQWLPLQKFPWLRSRRLAYPQLRKLTDIHVGSQGWKLVLDSDMLFFQPPTLLLDWLESPQHPCHMVDVENAYGYSEQLMTALAGSPIPDLVNVGVCGLQSEAIDWEEMEFWCKTLIEQEGSHYYQEQALTAMLMARYPRKVAPAAQYQVLPSRREVMRPTATLHHYVADSKPWYFRYGWRHAVGMPV